Proteins found in one Aethina tumida isolate Nest 87 chromosome 1, icAetTumi1.1, whole genome shotgun sequence genomic segment:
- the LOC109605293 gene encoding BTB/POZ domain-containing protein 9 isoform X1 — MSSSHQYLQNSSSSKSVATRLGDIEHLSQLSENLASLYLSHEYADIVLVVEGQKLHAHKVILAARSDYFRALLYGGLKESNQTEIVLQHAPLVAFKYLLKYIYSGHMFLISLKEEVILDILGLAHQYGFLDLETAISDILRQLLALKNVCAILDTAHLFGLEKLVAVCHNFLDRHASEILTSESFLQLSQSSLVELLERDSFFAPEVEIFRGVCAWCKANTDVDDRVMRCVRLPLMSVADLLSVARPAGLVKPDALLDAIAERTNVRLSSLPHRGQLLLDENVASLRLGSKVVGGELTEYLLDGDFFAYDMEKGYTRHAINGPGDQGIVVKLGVPSIINHIRMLLWDRDLRSYSYYIEVSMEQKDWVRVVDYSQYCCRSWQYLYFENRVVQYIRIVGTHNTVNKVFHLVAFEATCISKLPKMVNDILCPHYNVATLEKNAVVIEGVSRFFNSRSRNALLNGDTKHYDWDSGYTCHQLGSGAILIQLGQPYIISSLRLLLWDCDDRSYSYYIESSVNVWDWEMVVDYTRESCKSWQVIHFAPRPVVFIRIVGTNNTANEVFHCVHFECPSTCDTVGMTSKGTNAQELSKEASVDEDAVAQPPETATEAEEIPQEAAVAGENLTD, encoded by the exons ATGAGTAGCAGTCACCAGTACCTTCAGAATTCCAGCTCAAGTAAAAGTGTGGCTACCAGACTGGGGGACATAGAACATCTGTCCCAATTATCAGAAAATTTGGCTTCCTTGTACCTCAGCCATGAATATGCTGACATTGTTTTAGTGGTAGAGGGACAGAAACTGCATGCCCATAAA GTTATTTTGGCTGCACGCAGTGATTACTTCAGGGCATTGCTTTACGGAGGTCTCAaggaatcaaatcaa acAGAAATTGTTCTTCAACATGCACCACTGGTGGCTTTTAAATACCTGTTGAAATACATATACTCAG GTCACATGTTTTTGATATCGCTAAAGGAAGAGGTTATCCTCGACATCTTGGGTCTGGCCCACCAGTATGGATTTCTGGACTTGGAAACGGCGATTTCCGACATTTTGCGGCAACTTTTAGCCCTTAAAAATGTATGCGCAATTTTGGACACGGCCCACCTTTTTGGATTGGAAAAATTGGTGGCCGTGTGTCACAATTTTCTTGACAGGCACGCCTCAGAAATCTTAACCAGCGAATCATTCCTGCAATTGTCACAG AGTTCATTGGTTGAACTACTCGAACGCGACTCGTTCTTCGCACCCGAAGTGGAAATCTTCCGAGGTGTGTGTGCCTGGTGCAAAGCGAATACGGATGTCGACGACCGCGTGATGCGCTGTGTCCGTTTGCCGCTGATGAGTGTGGCGGACTTGCTTTCTGTTGCACGTCCGGCGGGGCTCGTCAAGCCGGATGCCCTTCTCGACGCCATCGCCGAAAGAACCAATGTACGCCTGAGCAGTCTACCGCACCGTGGACAGTTAT TGCTGGATGAAAACGTTGCAAGCCTTCGTCTAGGGTCAAAAGTGGTTGGGGGAGAGCTAACTGAATACCTTCTAGATGGTGACTTTTTCGCTTACGATATGGAAAAAGGTTACACTAGACATGCGATTAACGGACCAGGCGACCAGGGTATTGTGGTGAAGTTGGGAGTTCCGTCCATCATAAATCATATCAGAATGTTACTTTGGGACAGAGATTTAAG ATCATACAGTTACTACATTGAAGTGTCTATGGAGCAGAAGGATTGGGTACGAGTCGTAGACTATAGTCAGTATTGCTGCAGATCGTGGCAATACTTGTACTTTGAGAACCGCGTAGTTCAATACATCAGGATCGTGGGTACTCATAATACCGTCAACAAAGTGTTCCATTTGGTGGCGTTTGAAGCCACATGCATTTCAAAGTTGCCCAAAATGGTTAACGACATATTGTGCCCGCATTACAACGTCGCTACGTTGGAAAAGAATGCTGTGGTCATAGAAGGCGTAAG TCGATTTTTTAACAGTCGTTCAAGAAATGCACTCCTGAATGGTGATACAAAGCATTATGATTGGGATTCTGGTTATACTTGTCATCAGTTGGGATCTGGTGCGATACTTATCCAACTGGGCCAACCTTACATCATATCGAGTCTCAGATTATTGTTGTGGGACTGTGATGACAGAAGTTACAGCTACTACATTGAATCATCAGTAAATGTATGGGATTGGGAGATGGTTGTTGATTATACTAGAGAAAGTTGTAAATCCTGGCAGGTGATACATTTCGCTCCAAGACCTGTTGTTTTTATAAGAATAGTTGGTACAAATAATACGGCAAATGAG GTTTTCCACTGTGTTCACTTCGAGTGTCCGTCAACGTGCGACACTGTGGGTATGACTTCCAAGGGCACCAACGCCCAAGAATTATCTAAAGAGGCAAGCGTTGATGAAGATGCCGTCGCTCAACCTCCGGAGACCGCTACGGAGGCGGAGGAAATACCACAAGAGGCGGCGGTTGCTGGCGAAAACCTCACTGACTAA
- the LOC109605293 gene encoding BTB/POZ domain-containing protein 9 isoform X2, translated as MSSSHQYLQNSSSSKSVATRLGDIEHLSQLSENLASLYLSHEYADIVLVVEGQKLHAHKVILAARSDYFRALLYGGLKESNQTEIVLQHAPLVAFKYLLKYIYSGHMFLISLKEEVILDILGLAHQYGFLDLETAISDILRQLLALKNVCAILDTAHLFGLEKLVAVCHNFLDRHASEILTSESFLQLSQSSLVELLERDSFFAPEVEIFRGVCAWCKANTDVDDRVMRCVRLPLMSVADLLSVARPAGLVKPDALLDAIAERTNVRLSSLPHRGQLLLDENVASLRLGSKVVGGELTEYLLDGDFFAYDMEKGYTRHAINGPGDQGIVVKLGVPSIINHIRMLLWDRDLRSYSYYIEVSMEQKDWVRVVDYSQYCCRSWQYLYFENRVVQYIRIVGTHNTVNKVFHLVAFEATCISKLPKMVNDILCPHYNVATLEKNAVVIEGVSRSRNALLNGDTKHYDWDSGYTCHQLGSGAILIQLGQPYIISSLRLLLWDCDDRSYSYYIESSVNVWDWEMVVDYTRESCKSWQVIHFAPRPVVFIRIVGTNNTANEVFHCVHFECPSTCDTVGMTSKGTNAQELSKEASVDEDAVAQPPETATEAEEIPQEAAVAGENLTD; from the exons ATGAGTAGCAGTCACCAGTACCTTCAGAATTCCAGCTCAAGTAAAAGTGTGGCTACCAGACTGGGGGACATAGAACATCTGTCCCAATTATCAGAAAATTTGGCTTCCTTGTACCTCAGCCATGAATATGCTGACATTGTTTTAGTGGTAGAGGGACAGAAACTGCATGCCCATAAA GTTATTTTGGCTGCACGCAGTGATTACTTCAGGGCATTGCTTTACGGAGGTCTCAaggaatcaaatcaa acAGAAATTGTTCTTCAACATGCACCACTGGTGGCTTTTAAATACCTGTTGAAATACATATACTCAG GTCACATGTTTTTGATATCGCTAAAGGAAGAGGTTATCCTCGACATCTTGGGTCTGGCCCACCAGTATGGATTTCTGGACTTGGAAACGGCGATTTCCGACATTTTGCGGCAACTTTTAGCCCTTAAAAATGTATGCGCAATTTTGGACACGGCCCACCTTTTTGGATTGGAAAAATTGGTGGCCGTGTGTCACAATTTTCTTGACAGGCACGCCTCAGAAATCTTAACCAGCGAATCATTCCTGCAATTGTCACAG AGTTCATTGGTTGAACTACTCGAACGCGACTCGTTCTTCGCACCCGAAGTGGAAATCTTCCGAGGTGTGTGTGCCTGGTGCAAAGCGAATACGGATGTCGACGACCGCGTGATGCGCTGTGTCCGTTTGCCGCTGATGAGTGTGGCGGACTTGCTTTCTGTTGCACGTCCGGCGGGGCTCGTCAAGCCGGATGCCCTTCTCGACGCCATCGCCGAAAGAACCAATGTACGCCTGAGCAGTCTACCGCACCGTGGACAGTTAT TGCTGGATGAAAACGTTGCAAGCCTTCGTCTAGGGTCAAAAGTGGTTGGGGGAGAGCTAACTGAATACCTTCTAGATGGTGACTTTTTCGCTTACGATATGGAAAAAGGTTACACTAGACATGCGATTAACGGACCAGGCGACCAGGGTATTGTGGTGAAGTTGGGAGTTCCGTCCATCATAAATCATATCAGAATGTTACTTTGGGACAGAGATTTAAG ATCATACAGTTACTACATTGAAGTGTCTATGGAGCAGAAGGATTGGGTACGAGTCGTAGACTATAGTCAGTATTGCTGCAGATCGTGGCAATACTTGTACTTTGAGAACCGCGTAGTTCAATACATCAGGATCGTGGGTACTCATAATACCGTCAACAAAGTGTTCCATTTGGTGGCGTTTGAAGCCACATGCATTTCAAAGTTGCCCAAAATGGTTAACGACATATTGTGCCCGCATTACAACGTCGCTACGTTGGAAAAGAATGCTGTGGTCATAGAAGGCGTAAG TCGTTCAAGAAATGCACTCCTGAATGGTGATACAAAGCATTATGATTGGGATTCTGGTTATACTTGTCATCAGTTGGGATCTGGTGCGATACTTATCCAACTGGGCCAACCTTACATCATATCGAGTCTCAGATTATTGTTGTGGGACTGTGATGACAGAAGTTACAGCTACTACATTGAATCATCAGTAAATGTATGGGATTGGGAGATGGTTGTTGATTATACTAGAGAAAGTTGTAAATCCTGGCAGGTGATACATTTCGCTCCAAGACCTGTTGTTTTTATAAGAATAGTTGGTACAAATAATACGGCAAATGAG GTTTTCCACTGTGTTCACTTCGAGTGTCCGTCAACGTGCGACACTGTGGGTATGACTTCCAAGGGCACCAACGCCCAAGAATTATCTAAAGAGGCAAGCGTTGATGAAGATGCCGTCGCTCAACCTCCGGAGACCGCTACGGAGGCGGAGGAAATACCACAAGAGGCGGCGGTTGCTGGCGAAAACCTCACTGACTAA